Within Aspergillus oryzae RIB40 DNA, chromosome 2, the genomic segment AGCCTGACCGCCAACTTCTGATCGACGAGGGTTAAACCAAGGCATACCCACAAGACGGCTACCAATGTCATGGATAAAAGAGTAGAGTTTCTCAAACCGTCGAGTCGTCCGCAACCAAGACAGGGTGCGGCCATCGTATGCCACGCGTACGAAGGGGTTCATATAGATCCCGGTGTCTACGATCTCATCTCCATTCGAGGGCGGTTTTTCGATGTCGGCATGGATGAGACAGCATTCAGAAGCTTCCCAGAACAAGTCAGGCGCAGAACGAAAACGAACAGGGAATTGTTCTCCTCCCATATCAACTGCCGGCTTCGCATCGCCTTGAAAGAATCGTGCATCGAATGCCACCATTCCTCCCCAACAGCTGCGGACCAGCACCGCATCCTTTCCTGCTAAGACATCCCGTCGACTCCGCCCTCCTCCAGCGGAGGTAAACCAAGGGAAGAATGGAAGACCCATACCATAGCCCTGCACATCACGCGTTGCATATGTATCGTAGAACTTGAAAGGGTTGGAAAAGTCAACAGCGCACGCTGCCCGGTATTGGGCGATACCGTTGTCATCAACATTAGtagagaacaaaagatgAAGGGCATCGATTGGATCGAACAAAACATCGTTGATGTAAAGTAGTTTGTCGTACTGCGTTTTAGACTCTTCTAGCGGCCGTAAGGCTCGGTTCCGGACCTCAGCCAAGTAATCGATACGCTTAGTACGTTTAGAACCCCCAGGAATGGTCACCCTAGGCAGGTTACTCAAGTCAAAATGCTCTTCAATAATAACAGACTTATTGCTTGAGACCTGCTTTTCCAGGGCTCGTAGCGCACTCTCCCCCTCCGGTCCGCTGTCATTCTCGTAGATACTTAGGAAAACGTTATCCTCGCCAAGCAGGTCGATAAGTCGAAGGACAGTAGAGCCCCATTGCCCTTGCGCTAGCTTCCCGCCACGATCATATAAGCTAACAGCTATGAAAACCTTTTCATTGCCAGGGTTTCCCCGGCCAGAGGCGCTTGAATGTGATACGGCTGAGCGAAGCGCTGTATAATGGGGCGGGAGTCGGGTGTACGAGGGCCGTAGGATTGCAGTGAGGATAAGGAGAGCGAGAATAATACCGACGATGGCATGTAGGTAGAAACAGGCCCGACGAAGCAGGATGCGTCGCAAACAACTGGGTCGCGCCGAAGCCGAGATCAAGGGCCGGGAGGTTTTGAGACGACGGTATCCAGAGTAAGTCGAAGCAAATACCCGCGATAGAAAGGGTACCCGGCGCAAGAGTCGCCTGGGTCGAGGTGGAACCTGCGACTCAAAGTCGGCCTCGTCTAAGTTGAAGCTCCCCTGAGAGTCAGCAGAGGAACGAGTTTCCAGTTCATACTCGTCAGGATGAAGTAATCGGGAAGAAGACATGACGAATGATCGTCAcatgaatgaagaaaacatcCGCCTAGCCCATATCTGAGGTGGTTAGTCCGAACAAGAACAGAATCACGCTTCCATCGCCAGGCatcaaagaaaagttaaCAATCCAGGCTGAAGCTATTATCTTCCCAAACGGGATGGTCTGGCTTATGTCAGCCGATCTGGACCGCCAAGACATTTGCTTAAATCAATGGTGCGGAGAACAACCAATGGATCACATCATCGACAATTGACTTCGGCATTCGTTCGGACCTCCCATGCAGGAGATACGAATTTAGACGAAGGTTGTTTCACTTACATCCataaatgaagaaaaaagaaaaagaaaaaagtccACATGTCACCGACATGTCCCGTATTCCTCTTCCTATTCTCGCCGAACGCGAGTACGTCGGAAACCCCACCGGGCATAGAGTCATGACTGTCATGATCAAGTACTGTCTGTACTGGGGGGAATTGTGGAGCACCACCGTCTAGTGACGTATGCGGAGGTTTAtattccctcttcttcctccttacctttcccctttgtttctcttttcctcttctaaAGTTTCATATTCGGGTAACCGTCTTCTGGGTCGCGTTTCCATCATCATTCCTTGTTACCTCCTGCATCATAGACGTTATCTGggagccaaaaaaaaaaagtatcaCAGCCATCATGTCAACATTTGCCTTTGCCAACTCTAGCGAAAAGGTCCCTGGTAATGGGACCCTTCCTGCCGAATTCATAATAAAAGCCTCTCCAGGAACGGACGTATGGTCAAAACCTCCATCCACGGAGAGATTCAACGCTCCGATCCTATACCAGAGCGTCCCGCTCAACTCATTCAAGCGGGCTAGAGTTGCCTTCAATGCCTTTTGGAAAGACAAATACGACCAAGGTGGACTCACCCTTGTTTTGAATAGCGCAAATGGTCCTCGGAGATGGGTCAAGACGGGTATTGAGCTCACTCATGGTAGACCCCATTTGAGCACCGTTACGAAGGATAGATTTGCGGACTGGAGTTTACAACCGGTCCCGTCAGGTGGTGGAGCAGCAACGCTAGAAATCGTCAGAGAGTCAGACGACAGTCTGTGGATCTACTTAGTTGAAGGTGTGCAGAAGAATCCTCTACGTGAGGTTACTTGGTTTTTCGAGGAGCAGGACGTCCAAGATCTCTGGGTGGGACTATACGCGGCGAAGCCCTCTAACGAGGGTCAGGATCTGGTGGTCAATTTCGGCCATTTTATTATTGACACGGTTTGATCTGGCGGGCAGATAGGCAGACCTGGATATAACCATTATGTTTATTAGATTTTGTGTGGATGTAAAATGCTTACTGCATGATTAATTCGTCAACACTCTGGCATACTGGTAGTGCTATCAACATAGAAGCATGCCAGTGTGGAGATACACCTGCAATTGCTACCGTCAACTTGTACCAACGTACTGAATTCAATAGTAGTGAGAATAGAGCATGCATTTACAGCTAAAGCTACTTCCGTCAGTGCATTAATAGTTGTAGCAGAACAGTTCAAATTCTCCGAAGCGAGTCAATTCTAGAGATCAAAGTGACCCTCAGACTAGTCGAGCTGCGATTGATGCTGTCGGCGATGAACCTTGATTTCCAACAGTGTCAAAAACATGGTAGATATTGGGGGCGACTTTTCGGATCTCCTCTGccaccttctcatccttaTAATCGAAGACATATTTTGCACCATATGACCGCACTAGCTCTGCATTATGGGGACTGCATGTAGTAACTACATCGAACCCATAAAGAGAGGCGATTTGGATAGAGTACAGACCGACACTGGCTGTTTCACACCAGATAACGTTAGACAATCGGAATCTCTGAAGCGATAAAGAAAGTCTTACTGCTACCTCCCATACCAGCACACTTGTACCCTGTGCGTTAGTACGGTCGAGATTGAGATAATCTGGGGAGAATAATGCGAGCCACGCAGTGGCTGCAGCGAGAGAAATTGTACTAGCATCTTCACGCGAGAGGGCTGTAGGTACTTTGAAAGCAATTCTCTGGTCGGCCAGACAGTACTCGCTGTATGCACCAAGTCCCTTGGTCTCCCCTCCCCAGATCAATGCCCCTACGATATCACCTTTGGTCAATCGCGTACCCCCACGCCAATTTAAACCACTTCCCCGACAAAATCACAGCCTAGCACGGTTCCGTCGCCAAAAGCATTACTGTCAAAAGATTGAACTAAGGCTGGATCAGCCTATGCCTTACGTAGAATGGAAATAAGAGATAATTGAAACGAATGGACCCCTACCATCAGTCGGGTTTTGAGCTACATGAGACACTTTACGAGCACTTGTCCAGGGCCCGGTGATGGGACAGGAATCGTCTCTCTAACTAGTTTCGGTGACTGGCCTTCGGGTGTGCGAACGACCTGAGATGAGCTGTATTGAGTGGTCATTATACAATTTGCTGGCTTGATGAATGTATACAACGTCAGATTAAGTCTAGTAGGAACGATCTCTTATTTGAATCAGTACACCTGTTGAAGTGCACGGAGGACCGAGGGTGAGCATGGTTGAAACACTCCTGCAAGAGCACTGACGCTTTGGTGAATTATTCCCCAAAAACACTTTGACCTTTACATACAAGTAGAAGCGCCGCTAAGACCTGGTCATGAGAGTATACTGAAGCTACTAGAAGTAGAGGGGCAGCCCCACAGGTTTATAACGTCAGGAACTGTCTTGATTCCCCGAAGATGCTTGAATGCCAGCTTTTGACACTACAGATCATGCTAGGTAGTAGCAGAAGACCGATAATTGAGATCTGACTCTATAATATTTCCTGTCTTCATATATCAACATGAACAATACCTGACTGAATGTGTCAGTGGTTGACATAGCTCCACGAATCAACCGGTACATGTGGAGCCTTTTTGAGGCGGTTGGATTTGCCAAAGCATACACCAGGGTAAGTGTAACCGCCAGTATCGTCGAATGGACTGAATAACTCTAAGATATCCTACAGTGCTTTGAAAGCAGATCGGAAAGACAGCCATTAATTCTTTCCACTCTCCCCTAATATCATGCTAAAGTGAGCAGTATGCTggtcaaaaaaaaaaaaaaaaaggtcaagtTCTGGCTGGCATGCACTCTTCTTTCTAGTACATTCCTTGTTTTGCTCCTTTACCTGTGTTTGGGGCtaatcatgatgtatattCCAGCCTTCGTTGCCGCATCCGTCGTAGAAAGTGTAGGTAGATTGTCGTACCTACTtattctctgtctcttcaCCATATGATATGGGGAAAGGTCACTCACTGCCAGCTTACGTTTCCTACCGCCACCAGGTGATGGAGCACGCCCCCAGTGTAAGAGCTGCGAGTCCCATAGCCTAACTTGCCCACGGAGCCTCAAGGCCTCATTCCACAACTCGCGCAATCTTAGGTTATCACATCAGGAAGCGGCTACCTTGGCGGCTATTGAGAAACGATGGCACCATTTTTTGCAATGTTTACAGAGACCCATAAAAGTACGTTATCTTGTGATAAGCGTGTCGCTTAGCCAGCTATTTGAAGAAAGGTTGATGCATAACACGTCTCTCTTCATGTGATTGACGAACGCTCCAGATTATCGATGAGACCGACGATATTATCCGGGATTATCACGTCGTCGATAACACACCCCGGGGTTCACCTCTAAATCAAACTCGTGACTGGGATACTGGTGGGGATTTAGAGCTTGCTGGTGAGGTGCAGGATGAGAAAAATTGCTCTACATCTTCCCAGGATCACATATTCCCCAGGCCCGGGTCAAACCTATATTAGCTTTCCTGAAATCCTCCAGCGGCTTCATGGAGTTTCCTTAAGGCTAGCCGGCGACATAACCAGTGCTGAGAATCTTTTGTCTCAAAACAGGGGCTTGGAGTCTCTGTAAACCCTATCGTTGAAGATcctgcttcatcttctttgttgGGTCCCAGATTGTGTGACTTGTCGACAAATTCCGCCACCCAAGTATATATTCTGCCTTTTTCCCTAGGCCAGGCGATCTCTTCCATTATATCCTCGCTTCCTGAACCTTTACTACCAGTGACGATGCCAAGAAAGCTGTATTGATTTCATCTTATCTGCGGGGAACAGGGACTTGGTGTGAGACCACAGATAGTCAAAGGCAATTCACAACACAGAGTATCCACTCCATGATTGAGTCTGCTTCATTTGTGGCCGCTGCCATGTCCCTAGCCTCGCGTCAACTGGGCCACATTGAACAGCGTCAGAATTCAGTAACATTGGAACTGTATCAGTACACTATCCGGCTTCTCATAAGCCAGGATCCTAATAAGGCGGATGCCACGGTGCTAGCGACTTGCGCTCTGCTATGTGTTTATGAGATGATGGCTTCGGGAGTGTCCGAGTGGAGGCGTCACTTGAAGGTATGTTCTAACTTCCTTAAGTCTCGACTTTATCTCTTTGCTTGGTATCAAACGGGGATCGTATAGTTATTAATGTCATCTACAGGGATGTGCCGGGCTCTTTCGAGTGAATGGATGGAATGGGTCGAGTAGAGGCATCGTGAAGTGGTGCTTTTGGGCCTTTGCGCGAATTGGCAAGCTGCCCCTCCTAGTAATATATGTATTACAGGCTCATGAAGTATTAACAGCTGTGTTGATCAGATATTTGGGCAGCTTCCTGCAGGTAAAACAACACTAGTCCCAACCGACTTCTGGATGGACGACATGTCGATTGTATCAGCCGCGGCGGACGGCGATACTGAAAATTACTGCAACTTGGCTATCCTTGTATTTGCGAAGATAGTCAATCTTCTGGCAACATTCAGTTTGTCTAATAGAATGTCCGAGTCGGAGCCTAGGGCCAGCATGACAGTGCTATGGAACGAATTTCAAGAGTGGTATCAACTTCGTCCCAAACAAGTTTATCCGCTACTAAGGAGCGACTACACACCCTCTAATACCCTGCCTAACGTTGCGTTTACTCAGTCATCCCCAGGTAAGTTTTTGTGGATAGTAACGACTAATCGACCGGTCAATGTGTCTAACGTGCGTGGAAAGTTTGTGGTAATACTTTCTACCATGCCGGATGCATCCTACTGTTGCAGGCAGGGCTTCTTACAGTGCAGGCCCGCTCGTCTCAGGTGGTAAGTAAATAAAAACTGTTTGTTGCTAGGTCTTTCCGCGCTCTCTTCAATACTATATATACGAGCGCTGGCGCGTCTGCTATGGGAGCGGAGTCGTTCGCTCTTTTGGAGGTACTAAGGATGATAGCTGACTATTTGTCTGTTTAAGGTCGGGCCCGTTTGGCACGCTCGAGAATTGATGGGAATATCCATTTCAAATGTATCACAGTAAGCTATGGCCCGTTTCGACCTTTActccttttccattctcctccttccttgcCGCCCTAAGTCTTGTCTGCCTAGCAGGGTATAAGGAGGATCACACTCTGGctagagaaaaaaaagcaacGGAAGAAATAAAAGTAACATCAAGGTCAACTAGTGCGAATTGGGTAAACCAACTACAACCTCTATACATCGCAGGAACCGTTCTAGCGGGTTCCCGGATTTGTTATACGCAGTAGTCAGGCTGGCCATATTTTTGGTCAGAGGTACGTCCTGAGCTGTCTATTATCCTGGCGACCAGAACAGTCGCAGTGCATATTCGGTGGAAGAGTTCGCCGCCGAGAAGATACTGCTTCTCAAGCACTTGGCTCTTATTGGACGTGAAACGGGATGGAAGACGTCTGACCGCGCTGCCGACTTGAGGGATCATGGGCTTCGGGtaagaaataatatttttcAAACGCAAGGTCAATTGACGCATGTTGACTTGCTAGCCTAGATCTGAGATGGcgctttgcttttgctaATAAGGTATATGTATTTGCAGAGTCTAAGGTTGAATGAAGTAAGATGTTATGACAACCGTTTGTTTAAATTGAAAGTTCAGCCACATGGTTCCACCGAAAATCCGGATATGTGAGAGATCTAGGGACATATAAAACCAGTAGTAGTATGCAGGACGTACCAAAAAATTCCATTTACGTTAGCTCTAGTTGAAATCAGGATCTTGGATAGGTATCTAGTAGCTTCTATCCAATCAAAAGCATTACTTAGCTGTTTCTATAAGACTTCTCTGTGAGCTACAGACACTTCAGGTCTGCGTGTAGGCGGCATATGTATAGTAGCACACGACTGTCTGTGATAAGTAATGTAGTAGAGAAACGGATGAATTGGGGGAAACacagggggagaagaagaaaagaaagaaataaaattaaattaaatagTATAGAATCAAATGTCGATGGTTAACCGCCAAGTCACTTCCGAAAACTTGGAAATCAATGCTTGCTTGAATGCTAGTGTCTGACTGCTGTCAACCAATTTCCACTGTTGGGCAGGGCAAATAAATATCTTACGTGGAAGCAACAACAATATAAGACAAGCAACCAAACAATTCAACAAAACCCACCGAGTGGTTGATATGGACTGAGTGGCCCTGTggtattttcctttttctttttcctttttctcttttgttttttaatttattgttattattattattattattattttccctCCCTAGCGACCTCAAGATCCGTATTGACTGGACGGTCAAGACATTAGTTGTAAGAGTAAGTGGAGATTTTATTTTAACTTCGGCAGaagggaacaaaaaagaaaaaacaagtCCGTTCAGCTCGCGGTACTCGCGGCTTCTGGTGGAAATCGGAACATAATCTAATATCGTGGAGTGGCTACGAGGATATTACCGGTCTATCTCGAGTGATTATTACTCAGACTGACTCATACCAAGAACCGTTTCTTCTGTTGGAGGAGGGGTCGA encodes:
- a CDS encoding uncharacterized protein (predicted protein), giving the protein MTTQYSSSQVVRTPEGQSPKLVRETIPVPSPGPGQVLVKCLINAFGDGTVLGCDIVGALIWGGETKGLGAYSEYCLADQRIAFKVPTALSREDASTISLAAATAWLALFSPDYLNLDRTNAQGTSVLVWEVAVRLSLSLQRFRLSNVIWCETASVGLYSIQIASLYGFDVVTTCSPHNAELVRSYGAKYVFDYKDEKVAEEIRKVAPNIYHVFDTVGNQGSSPTASIAARLV
- a CDS encoding uncharacterized protein (predicted protein); its protein translation is MSESEPRASMTVLWNEFQEWYQLRPKQVYPLLRSDYTPSNTLPNVAFTQSSPGRASYSAGPLVSGGNAGASAMGAESFALLEVGPVWHARELMGISISNVSHANWVNQLQPLYIAGTVLAGSRICYTQ
- a CDS encoding uncharacterized protein (predicted protein), with product MSTFAFANSSEKVPGNGTLPAEFIIKASPGTDVWSKPPSTERFNAPILYQSVPLNSFKRARVAFNAFWKDKYDQGGLTLVLNSANGPRRWVKTGIELTHGRPHLSTVTKDRFADWSLQPVPSGGGAATLEIVRESDDSLWIYLVEGVQKNPLREVTWFFEEQDVQDLWVGLYAAKPSNEGQDLVVNFGHFIIDTV
- a CDS encoding glycosyltransferase family 69 protein (predicted protein) — protein: MSSSRLLHPDDCLRRILLRRACFYLHAIVGIILALLILTAILRPSYTRLPPHYTALRSAVSHSSASGRGNPGNEKVFIAVSLYDRGGKLAQGQWGSTVLRLIDLLGEDNVFLSIYENDSGPEGESALRALEKQVSSNKSVIIEEHFDLSNLPRVTIPGGSKRTKRIDYLAEVRNRALRPLEESKTQYDKLLYINDVLFDPIDALHLLFSTNVDDNGIAQYRAACAVDFSNPFKFYDTYATRDVQGYGMGLPFFPWFTSAGGGRSRRDVLAGKDAVLVRSCWGGMVAFDARFFQGDAKPAVDMGGEQFPVRFRSAPDLFWEASECCLIHADIEKPPSNGDEIVDTGIYMNPFVRVAYDGRTLSWLRTTRRFEKLYSFIHDIGSRLVGMPWFNPRRSEVGGQAVEETVWVPNDKGDGDGSFQTVTRIAGNDGYCGRRGLQVIVEHRKEGQDGFESIPVPT